In the genome of Drosophila pseudoobscura strain MV-25-SWS-2005 chromosome 3, UCI_Dpse_MV25, whole genome shotgun sequence, one region contains:
- the LOC4805660 gene encoding transmembrane protein 208, translating into MAPTQKGKQGTKGAKQIVEENKTTLAFYRNMAIGCAAPALLLSFLVFEFSKVTIIMYILSLAILGGAYQFMAFMSQAKFSETGALLDSGNDLNMEGGIAENVKDLIILTSGTLLMALISNYFWLVLLLAPMRAGWMLWGSFIKPWLAQRNAQEEPELDEKKQKKMERKMRRMR; encoded by the exons ATGGCT CCAACGCAGAAGGGCAAACAGGGCACGAAAGGTGCCAAGCAAATCGTCGAAGAAAACAAGACCACATTAGCATTTTATAGGAACATGGCCATTGGCTGTGCTGCACCTGCTCTCCTATTGAGCTTTCTAGTCTTCGAATTCAGCAAAGTCACAATC ATCATGTACATCCTTTCATTGGCGATACTTGGCGGTGCCTACCAGTTCATGGCGTTTATGTCCCAAGCAAAGTTCTCGGAGACCGGGGCTCTACTAGACTCGGGCAACGATCTGAACATGGAAGGCGGCATAGCGGA AAATGTCAAGGACCTGATTATCCTTACTTCTGGAACATTACTGATGGCCCTCATCTCGAACTACTTCtggctggtgctgcttctggCGCCCATGCGAGCCGGCTGGATGCTCTGGGGCTCCTTCATAAAGCCCTGGCTTGCCCAGCGAAATGCCCAAGAGGAGCCAGAGTTGGACgaaaagaagcagaagaagatgGAGCGAAAAATGCGCCGCATGAGATAA
- the Pex11ab gene encoding peroxisomal membrane protein 11B, which translates to MNMDKWVQLNNQVAGRDKLARLIQYASRAMWDSLEVCNSSPALVDNFKTVEYILSTFRKLLRFGKCLDVFYGTLRTIHYPDLTIRATLTLGKLSQSLFLFADHFLWLARTGLTKVDVKRWSNIANKYWLFSIIMNLCRDFYEIVRVLDLHKSGCRSGISRCKLPTSINSPQDFKRLALQSYVIIQGHKDIAVDTVKNICDFFIPLTALGYTNLTPRTIGFLGAISSLAGLWALLEPKAKLMPA; encoded by the exons ATGAATATGGACAAGTGGGTGCAGTTGAATAACCAGGTTGCTGGCCGGGATAAACTAGCGAG ACTAATTCAATATGCGTCGCGAGCAATGTGGGATTCCCTCGAGGTGTGCAACTCTAGTCCAGCGCTGGTGGACAACTTCAAGACAGTTGAGTACATCCTGAGCACATTCCGAAAGC TGCTTCGTTTTGGCAAATGTTTGGATGTGTTCTATGGAACTCTGCGCACAATACACTATCCGGACCTCACTATTCGGGCCACTCTGACCCTGGGTAAGCTGTCGCAGTCCCTGTTCCTGTTCGCTGACCATTTCCTGTGGTTGGCGCGGACAGGCCTGACGAAAGTGGACGTAAAGCGTTGGTCCAACATTGCCAATAAATACTGGCTATTCTCGATTATCATGAATCTGTGCCGTGACTTTTATGAGATAGTGCGGGTGCTGGACCTTCACAAGTCCGGCTGCAGGAGTGGCATATCGCGATGTAAATTGCCAACAAGTATCAATAGCCCACAGGACTTCAAACGCCTGGCCCTGCAGTCGTATGTCATTATTCAGGGACACAAGGACATTGCAGTGGACACAGTAAAGAATATTTGCGACTTCTTCATCCCCCTGACGGCCCTGGGATACACTAATCTGACCCCACGGACGATTGGCTTCCTGGGAGCGATTTCCTCGTTGGCCGGCCTATGGGCCCTGCTGGAACCGAAGGCCAAGCTAATGCCCGCATAA
- the LOC4805662 gene encoding palmitoyltransferase ZDHHC3 — translation MNDFMNHLNGLLVFCSRSRVNGGYGQLIASATLFVVNSLWSAVAPCYLGIDESDVSFAYQKTMNNYSYSALASVDHHNRCCGNRAWCVKDICGIVCVIMTWLLILFAEFVVMRLILMPSDYTVFSTINMIIFQALAFLAFASHIRTMLSDPGAVPRGNATKEMIEQMGYREGQMFYKCPKCCSIKPERAHHCSVCQRCIRKMDHHCPWVNNCVGENNQKYFVLFTFYIASISLHTLFLVLTQFAECVKNDWRTCSPYSPPSTIFLLLFLTFEGLMFGIFTIIMLATQLTAIFNDQTGIEQLKKEEARWAKKSRLKSIQSVFGRFSLAWFSPFTEPSCRTKFHTHFYSV, via the exons ATGAACGATTTTATGAACCACCTAAATGGACTTCTCGTTTTCTGTTCGCGTTCCAGGGTGAATGGCGGTTACGGCCAGCTGATTGCCTCGGCCACACT TTTTGTTGTTAATAGCCTATGGTCTGCCGTCGCGCCATGTTATCTGGGAATTGATGAATCCGATGTGTCATTTGCGTATCAAAAAACCATGAACAACTACTCTTATTCAGCCCTGGCCAGTGTGGACCACCACAATCGGTGCTGCGGTAACCGCGCCTGGTGCGTGAAGGACATCTGCGGCATTGTCTGTGTCATCATGACTTGGCTGCTCATCCTCTTTGCCGAGTTTGTGGTCATGCGCCTTATTCTGATGCCCAGCGACTACACAGTCTTCAGTACTATTAACATGATTATATTCCAAGCGCTGGCGTTCCTAGCATTTGCCTCTCACATACGCACCATGCTCTCGGATCCG GGCGCTGTGCCTAGGGGAAATGCCACCAAAGAAATGATCGAGCAGATGGGCTACCGGGAGGGTCAGATGTTTTACAAGTGCCCCAAGTGCTGTAGCATCAAACCGGAGCGTGCCCACCACTGCTCCGTCTGCCAACGATGTATTCGGAAAATGGATCACCATTGTCCTTGGGTCAACAATTGCGTGGGCGAGAACAATCAAAAGTACTTTGTACTCTTCACC TTCTACATTGCCTCGATATCGCTGCATACGCTCTTTCTAGTGCTCACGCAGTTCGCGGAGTGCGTAAAGAACGATTGGCGCACATGCTCGCCGTACTCTCCGCCATCCACAATAttcctgctgctctttctCACGTTCGAGGGCCTGATGTTTGGCATATTCACCATCATAATGCTGGCCACTCAGCTGACGGCCATATTCAACGATCAGACG GGAATCGAGCAACtgaagaaggaggaggcccGATGGGCAAAGAAGTCGCGTCTCAAGAGCATTCAATCGGTTTTTGGGCGATTCTCGCTTGCGTGGTTTTCGCCCTTTACGGAGCCCTCGTGTCGCACCAAATTCCATACCCATTTTTATTCGGTCTGA